In Halapricum desulfuricans, a single window of DNA contains:
- a CDS encoding Gfo/Idh/MocA family protein, which yields MATTSTPPRVGIVGLGGIGSYHADLVAENDARLVAGLDVDPSARTRFETEYGAETYTDRTSFYDAVDAVIVTTPNAYHEAYAVGALQAGCSVLVEKPLAHTLESAERIAAAAAESNAVCMVGFHNRFDPRAEALAASREDGFFGTIQHVDATYVRRRGVPGQGTWFTDADVAGGGALIDIGVHALDLVLSLLAFPDVEEVSGVARSTFGQREDYVDVEGWGGDDGTVSVEDSVTAQLRTADDATISLDVAWAANRTDETAFRLRGTDGGAYLDMNGDLTLYESVDHGVDQHRTTTVETAEYDGHAAEQQAFFEAVTAGEDPDRNTVEQALTVQRLVEAIYRSSDDGAAVAPQ from the coding sequence ATGGCAACTACCAGCACTCCTCCGCGCGTCGGGATCGTCGGCCTCGGCGGGATCGGCTCCTATCACGCCGACCTCGTGGCCGAAAACGACGCGCGACTGGTCGCCGGACTGGACGTCGATCCGTCCGCGCGAACGCGCTTCGAGACCGAGTACGGGGCCGAGACCTACACCGACCGAACCAGCTTCTACGACGCGGTCGATGCGGTGATCGTCACGACGCCTAACGCCTACCACGAGGCATACGCCGTCGGCGCGTTGCAGGCCGGCTGTTCGGTGCTCGTCGAGAAACCCCTGGCACACACCCTCGAGAGCGCCGAGCGGATCGCGGCGGCGGCAGCGGAGTCCAACGCGGTCTGTATGGTCGGATTCCACAACCGGTTCGATCCGCGCGCCGAGGCGCTCGCGGCCTCCCGCGAGGACGGCTTCTTCGGGACGATCCAGCACGTCGACGCGACCTACGTCCGTCGCCGGGGCGTCCCCGGGCAGGGGACGTGGTTCACCGACGCCGACGTCGCCGGCGGCGGTGCGCTGATCGACATCGGCGTGCACGCGCTGGATCTCGTGCTCTCGCTGCTCGCGTTCCCGGACGTCGAGGAGGTCAGCGGTGTCGCCCGGTCGACGTTCGGACAGCGCGAGGACTACGTCGACGTCGAGGGCTGGGGCGGCGACGACGGGACCGTCAGCGTCGAGGACTCGGTCACGGCACAGCTCCGAACCGCCGACGACGCGACGATCTCGCTCGACGTCGCGTGGGCCGCCAACCGAACCGACGAGACGGCGTTCCGACTCCGCGGGACCGACGGCGGTGCGTATCTGGACATGAACGGAGACCTGACGCTGTACGAGTCGGTCGATCACGGCGTCGATCAGCACCGCACGACGACCGTCGAGACCGCCGAGTACGACGGCCACGCGGCGGAACAACAGGCGTTTTTCGAGGCCGTCACGGCCGGCGAGGACCCCGATCGCAACACCGTCGAGCAGGCGCTGACGGTCCAGCGACTCGTCGAGGCGATCTACCGCTCCAGTGACGACGGCGCGGCCGTTGCTCCCCAGTAG
- a CDS encoding nucleotide exchange factor GrpE: MTDQEGMSDGDVAERDDERSEGDDSVATESDPNGETAPAGDGSEAADSGADDGVSDDETPEEIDDSEDGGSDDDVGLEGTESEVEDDLDVAEELVEHVESSDPEAIADEIASLRFEVEALEAERDDYEEEVESLRSRLKRKQADFENYKKRMQKRREEEKARATEDLVTRLLDVRDNLKRALEQDEDADIRDGIETTLKQFDRVLEDENVESIEPERGDEVDPERHEVLVRMDSDQPEGTIADVHRPGYEMGGKVIRTAQVAVSDGDE; the protein is encoded by the coding sequence ATGACTGACCAGGAAGGGATGTCCGACGGAGACGTGGCCGAGCGCGACGACGAGCGGTCGGAAGGCGACGACAGCGTTGCGACGGAGAGCGACCCGAACGGCGAAACGGCCCCGGCAGGCGACGGGAGCGAAGCGGCCGACTCCGGGGCCGATGACGGAGTGAGCGACGACGAAACGCCCGAGGAAATTGACGACTCCGAAGACGGCGGGTCGGACGACGACGTAGGGCTGGAGGGGACTGAATCGGAGGTCGAAGACGACCTCGACGTGGCCGAGGAGCTGGTCGAACACGTCGAGTCGAGCGATCCGGAAGCGATCGCCGACGAGATCGCCTCGCTCCGGTTCGAGGTCGAAGCGCTCGAGGCCGAGCGCGACGACTACGAGGAGGAGGTCGAGTCGCTTCGGTCCCGGCTCAAGCGCAAGCAGGCCGACTTCGAGAACTACAAAAAGCGGATGCAGAAGCGACGCGAGGAGGAGAAGGCCCGCGCGACCGAGGACCTGGTCACGCGCCTGCTCGACGTCCGGGACAACCTCAAGCGCGCGCTCGAACAGGACGAAGACGCCGACATCCGCGACGGGATCGAGACGACGCTCAAGCAGTTCGACCGCGTCCTCGAAGACGAGAACGTCGAGTCGATCGAGCCCGAACGCGGCGACGAGGTCGACCCCGAACGCCACGAGGTACTCGTCCGCATGGACAGCGACCAGCCGGAGGGAACGATCGCGGACGTCCACCGACCGGGCTACGAGATGGGCGGGAAAGTCATCCGCACCGCGCAGGTCGCCGTCAGCGACGGCGACGAGTGA
- the fba gene encoding class II fructose-bisphosphate aldolase: MPFYGGSELSEVYDRALEEDFGLVASNVAEPDVMMGLMEGAASVDSDLLIQLSAGACRFAGNGDAEAGLRAMGNYIETIAEQYDIGVFLNMDHQTDMEFIEMQVESDIPSSIMIDASHEDFEENIRQSKKVVDMIEEKDADILVEAELGQIKGVEDEIEAEEAFYTDPDDAVEFVERTGADLLAISVGTQHGVAKGKDLELRPDLASEISETLADHGLEIPLVLHGTSGLQPAQVEDMMGRGICKMNKDTRYQYEYTRTLFDHYLDHKDEIVPPEGVEDQRDSFYNDVDWSPNKDHFDPRVGGRLVRERIEEVHADLAELSGSAGNSMFPN; encoded by the coding sequence ATGCCATTCTACGGCGGTAGCGAACTCAGTGAGGTGTACGACAGGGCGCTGGAAGAGGACTTCGGGCTAGTCGCCAGCAACGTCGCCGAGCCGGACGTGATGATGGGGCTGATGGAGGGTGCCGCCTCCGTCGATTCGGACCTGCTCATCCAGTTGAGCGCCGGCGCGTGTCGGTTCGCCGGCAACGGCGACGCCGAGGCCGGACTGCGCGCGATGGGCAACTACATCGAGACCATCGCCGAGCAGTACGACATCGGCGTGTTCCTCAACATGGACCACCAGACGGACATGGAGTTCATCGAGATGCAGGTCGAGAGCGACATCCCCTCCTCGATCATGATCGACGCCTCCCACGAGGACTTCGAGGAGAACATCCGCCAGTCCAAGAAGGTCGTCGACATGATCGAAGAGAAAGACGCCGACATCCTCGTCGAGGCCGAGCTCGGCCAGATCAAGGGCGTCGAAGACGAGATCGAGGCCGAGGAGGCCTTCTACACGGACCCCGACGACGCCGTCGAGTTCGTCGAGCGCACCGGCGCGGACCTGCTCGCGATCTCGGTCGGCACCCAGCACGGCGTCGCCAAGGGCAAGGATCTGGAACTGCGCCCGGACCTGGCCAGCGAGATCAGCGAGACGCTGGCCGATCACGGCCTGGAGATCCCGCTCGTGCTCCACGGCACCTCCGGGCTCCAGCCGGCCCAGGTCGAGGACATGATGGGTCGCGGCATCTGCAAGATGAACAAAGACACTCGCTACCAGTACGAGTACACGCGGACGCTGTTCGATCACTACCTCGACCACAAGGACGAGATCGTCCCGCCGGAAGGCGTCGAGGACCAACGCGACAGCTTCTACAACGACGTCGACTGGTCGCCTAACAAGGACCACTTCGACCCGCGCGTCGGCGGTCGACTCGTCCGCGAGCGCATCGAAGAGGTCCACGCCGACCTCGCGGAACTGTCGGGCTCGGCCGGCAACTCGATGTTCCCCAATTGA
- a CDS encoding ABC transporter permease: protein MNIPTFLRKELTWSRHRLLTIAILFLVVPGVFAAGTVFFEHTLPENAPVAVVPASDNVSQNSLDIARAGVTFTSDPRIVNSFETASRQLQREQVYAIIEVPPNIGAPNATATIDVYIDGRITIFRLPSRAIVSGLSTSLDQVVAGEVDTDRHVIGQKASLSEYMLPTFLMLVVMLAAFVYLPTLLAREAHVLDRLRTKSSIQSVVAAKLLFVSVLIVVSIGVMYLVGVLLGYSLEPLSLIAVGVYLLTFLTLASLASAVSFVTRFSTAGRVSSVAIFLALIPLSNLAYPAGFFSPLSKTIARLNPLHYSMIIARTALLKESRVAVFADWLGVLLAITLACIGILTLSIRYYEWES from the coding sequence ATGAACATTCCCACCTTTCTGCGGAAGGAACTGACGTGGAGCAGACACCGGCTGCTTACCATTGCCATCCTGTTCCTGGTGGTGCCCGGTGTATTCGCTGCAGGGACTGTCTTCTTCGAGCACACGCTCCCCGAGAACGCCCCTGTTGCAGTCGTCCCGGCTTCGGATAACGTCTCTCAGAACAGCCTTGACATTGCTCGCGCTGGCGTGACGTTCACCTCCGACCCGCGCATCGTTAACTCATTCGAGACGGCGTCGCGCCAGTTACAGCGGGAGCAGGTGTATGCCATCATTGAAGTGCCACCGAACATCGGCGCACCAAATGCCACGGCGACAATTGACGTGTACATTGATGGTCGGATCACCATCTTCCGCTTACCCTCCCGGGCAATCGTCTCCGGGCTCTCAACGTCGCTTGATCAGGTGGTTGCGGGCGAAGTCGATACTGATCGGCACGTCATCGGACAGAAAGCATCCCTCTCTGAGTATATGCTGCCGACGTTTCTGATGCTAGTAGTGATGCTCGCAGCGTTCGTCTACCTGCCAACGCTTCTCGCACGCGAAGCACACGTCCTAGATCGACTCCGCACGAAGTCTTCAATCCAGTCAGTCGTCGCGGCGAAGCTGCTCTTTGTATCCGTATTGATAGTGGTGAGTATTGGGGTTATGTATCTGGTCGGAGTGTTACTCGGGTACTCACTGGAGCCACTTTCTCTGATCGCTGTTGGGGTATATCTTCTCACGTTCCTCACACTCGCGTCTCTCGCGAGCGCTGTCTCGTTCGTGACACGCTTCTCGACGGCAGGCCGTGTGAGTAGCGTCGCTATCTTTCTCGCGCTCATCCCACTGTCGAATCTCGCCTATCCCGCCGGCTTCTTCTCGCCGCTGAGCAAGACCATCGCTCGGTTAAATCCGTTACACTACTCGATGATCATCGCGCGGACAGCGTTGCTAAAGGAATCTCGTGTGGCGGTGTTCGCCGACTGGCTTGGGGTCCTCCTTGCCATCACACTCGCGTGTATTGGTATCCTCACACTATCCATCCGGTACTACGAATGGGAAAGCTAA
- a CDS encoding ABC transporter ATP-binding protein — MEPITLTNVRKEYGPTSALADVSLRFEPGTVHVLVGPNGSGKTTLFRVLLGLTRPDEGQISVPDVTIGCGFQTPRVYPGLTTGENLSLFAELVDAREEWVETLITDFGLARVRHREAHALSAGFAKRLDIAIALVGEPDVVLLDEPVADIDREYRTRIRGLLGEYVSDERVVILATHRLAEFEPLIDILTILKGGKVIASDSIERLSTDLPAHYAALISE; from the coding sequence ATGGAGCCGATCACACTCACGAACGTCCGGAAAGAGTATGGGCCAACGAGCGCGCTTGCTGACGTCTCGCTCAGGTTCGAACCGGGAACTGTTCATGTGCTTGTTGGGCCAAACGGATCAGGAAAGACGACGCTGTTCCGCGTACTACTGGGGTTAACACGGCCAGATGAAGGGCAAATTTCGGTACCCGACGTCACGATCGGGTGTGGGTTTCAAACTCCACGGGTGTATCCCGGACTGACAACCGGCGAGAACCTCTCGCTTTTCGCTGAGCTTGTAGACGCACGTGAGGAGTGGGTCGAAACCCTCATTACGGACTTCGGGCTGGCTCGTGTCCGCCACCGGGAGGCACACGCACTCTCGGCGGGCTTCGCCAAGCGCCTAGACATCGCGATCGCATTGGTTGGCGAGCCTGACGTGGTGTTACTTGACGAGCCCGTTGCTGATATCGACAGGGAGTACCGAACACGTATTCGAGGCCTGTTGGGCGAGTATGTCTCCGACGAACGCGTGGTGATTCTCGCGACGCATCGACTGGCTGAGTTCGAGCCCCTTATAGATATATTGACAATTCTGAAAGGGGGGAAAGTAATCGCGTCCGACTCCATAGAGCGTCTCTCTACCGATCTGCCCGCCCACTACGCAGCGCTGATCTCGGAGTGA
- a CDS encoding IS4 family transposase translates to MRRLTTLFPSEFLKEHAEELGVVEREGKLQVPVLVWALVFGFAAGESRTLAGFRRSYNSTADETISPGGFYHRLTPTLAEYLRDLVERGLDEVAVPDAVDADIDRFRDVMIADGTVLRLHEFLSDEFQARHEEQAGATLHLLHNATDKTIERIDVTDEKTHDSTLFNTGSWLQGRLVLLDLAYFKYRRFALIDENDGYFVSRLKKSANPVITEELREWRGRAIPLEGKQIHDVVDDLSRKYIDVEVEAEFKRGPYEGTRSLDTKRFRVVGVRDEDADDYHLYITNLPREEFLPADLATLYRCRWEVETLFRELKTQYELDEFDTSDPDVVEILLYAALLSLLVSRELLDLVTEQADDEIVFPPERWAATFRSHAQLILHELGEYLGYSPPPLLERLIEDAQKIHQQRPILQETLATATQPRCES, encoded by the coding sequence ATGCGTCGGCTCACTACACTGTTTCCCTCCGAGTTCCTCAAAGAGCACGCCGAGGAACTCGGCGTGGTCGAACGAGAGGGAAAACTCCAGGTTCCAGTCCTCGTGTGGGCGCTCGTGTTCGGCTTCGCCGCAGGCGAGAGCCGAACACTCGCTGGGTTCAGACGCAGCTACAACTCCACAGCTGACGAAACGATCTCGCCCGGTGGCTTCTATCACCGGTTGACACCGACGCTGGCGGAGTACCTCCGCGACCTCGTTGAGCGCGGTCTCGACGAGGTCGCTGTTCCCGACGCTGTTGACGCTGATATCGACCGATTCAGGGACGTGATGATTGCTGATGGAACGGTGTTGCGGCTCCACGAGTTCCTCTCTGATGAGTTCCAAGCCCGTCACGAGGAGCAGGCTGGAGCGACGCTCCACCTGCTCCATAACGCCACCGACAAGACAATTGAACGGATCGACGTAACAGACGAGAAAACGCACGACAGCACGTTGTTCAATACAGGTTCGTGGCTGCAAGGACGGCTCGTTTTGCTCGATCTAGCGTACTTCAAGTACCGCCGCTTCGCGTTAATCGACGAGAACGACGGCTACTTCGTGAGTCGGCTGAAGAAGAGCGCGAACCCGGTGATAACAGAGGAATTACGGGAATGGCGCGGGCGCGCCATTCCCTTGGAGGGCAAGCAGATCCACGATGTGGTCGATGACCTCTCGCGGAAGTACATCGACGTAGAGGTCGAGGCGGAGTTCAAGCGAGGACCGTACGAAGGGACGCGCTCGCTGGATACGAAGCGGTTCCGCGTCGTCGGCGTCCGCGACGAGGACGCCGACGACTACCATCTCTACATCACGAATCTGCCGAGAGAGGAGTTTCTCCCGGCAGATCTAGCAACGCTGTATCGGTGTCGCTGGGAAGTAGAAACGTTGTTCCGTGAGCTGAAGACACAGTACGAACTGGATGAATTCGACACAAGCGACCCGGATGTCGTGGAGATTCTGCTGTATGCGGCGTTGCTGTCACTGCTGGTGAGTCGTGAGCTGTTGGATCTGGTCACCGAGCAGGCTGACGATGAGATCGTGTTTCCGCCGGAACGCTGGGCGGCGACCTTCCGGTCGCACGCCCAGCTCATCCTCCACGAACTCGGTGAGTACCTTGGCTACTCGCCACCGCCGCTGTTGGAGCGGCTGATCGAAGACGCACAGAAGATCCACCAGCAACGACCGATCTTACAAGAGACGCTCGCTACCGCCACGCAACCGAGGTGTGAGTCTTAG
- a CDS encoding GNAT family N-acetyltransferase: MPSVRRVPDSDIERYRRLVQYAFHPEDGPQSELTVPERIADRYGLYEGDRLIATGALYELDARLRGSWTTIGGIAAVSSPPEHRRSGNVERLLDGLLAEARDRELGLAALWPFEHAFYRQFGWAVANRYTTYELPPKQLAAAATTERGTYERVGPDDWERLEAVQRAHGEGTTLSIRRSEQWWRDRTFGDESPWAYAWLDGGEPRGYVTYTFETAGEDDVLRTEDFSAADRDARDHLLGLLGTHDSQVDRVELTLAEEAALLDRVVDPDAVSCSIHAGPMIRVTDPALALKSLPYPDGVDARVSFEVTDPVGDDHRLELGVEDTTGTCEPTQTQPDAIVDVGTLAQLLVGYRDVSDVCGRGLDCDQATGGTLSKLFPSEKVQLREFF, from the coding sequence ATGCCGAGCGTTCGACGCGTTCCCGACTCCGATATCGAGCGGTATCGCCGGCTCGTCCAGTACGCCTTCCATCCGGAAGACGGGCCCCAGTCGGAACTGACCGTTCCCGAGCGGATCGCGGATCGGTATGGCCTCTACGAGGGTGACCGACTCATCGCGACGGGCGCGCTGTACGAACTCGACGCGCGGCTCCGCGGGTCCTGGACGACGATCGGCGGGATCGCCGCCGTCTCCTCGCCGCCGGAACACCGCCGGTCGGGCAACGTCGAGCGACTGCTCGACGGGCTACTCGCGGAAGCGCGCGATCGCGAGCTCGGACTGGCGGCGCTGTGGCCATTCGAACACGCTTTCTACCGGCAGTTCGGCTGGGCGGTCGCAAACCGCTACACCACCTACGAACTGCCACCCAAGCAACTCGCGGCCGCAGCCACGACCGAGCGCGGCACCTACGAGCGCGTCGGCCCCGACGACTGGGAGCGACTCGAAGCCGTCCAGCGCGCCCACGGCGAGGGAACGACGCTGTCGATCCGCCGGAGCGAACAGTGGTGGCGCGACCGCACCTTCGGCGACGAGTCGCCCTGGGCCTACGCATGGCTCGACGGCGGAGAGCCTCGCGGGTACGTCACCTACACTTTCGAAACGGCGGGCGAAGACGACGTGCTCCGCACCGAGGACTTCTCGGCGGCTGATCGAGACGCGCGGGATCACCTGCTCGGCCTGCTCGGCACCCACGACTCGCAAGTCGATCGCGTCGAACTCACGCTCGCCGAGGAAGCCGCGTTGCTCGACAGGGTCGTGGATCCCGATGCCGTTTCGTGTTCGATTCACGCCGGGCCGATGATTCGGGTCACGGATCCGGCGCTCGCGCTGAAGTCGCTTCCCTATCCCGACGGCGTCGACGCGCGCGTTAGCTTCGAGGTCACTGATCCGGTCGGGGACGATCACCGGCTCGAACTCGGTGTCGAGGACACCACTGGGACGTGCGAGCCGACGCAGACCCAGCCGGACGCGATTGTCGACGTGGGGACGCTGGCACAGTTGCTCGTCGGGTATCGAGATGTGTCAGACGTGTGCGGGCGCGGCCTGGACTGTGACCAAGCGACTGGTGGGACGCTCTCGAAGCTGTTTCCGTCCGAAAAAGTCCAGTTGCGGGAGTTCTTCTAG
- a CDS encoding zinc metalloprotease has product MDIRFSRRERRDLAVAWVALGVAFTAFYFNGVVRSLFGGVPSTGALSILGVGFVLSMLTAGIGFLLHELAHKVVAVHYGQLAEFRADYSMLFLAVMAGLAGFLFAAPGAVYHRGRITAREQGLIALAGPAVNVALVAVFAGVWIGGEAAGFDLLRTIGYLGMIINVLLAGFNMLPFGPLDGKKVMRWSRPVWAASAVPTIGGAIAFFLRPLGSVL; this is encoded by the coding sequence ATGGATATCCGTTTCAGTCGGCGCGAACGCCGCGATCTCGCCGTCGCCTGGGTCGCGCTCGGCGTAGCGTTCACGGCCTTTTACTTCAACGGCGTTGTCCGGTCGCTGTTCGGCGGGGTCCCGTCTACGGGCGCGCTCTCGATTCTGGGTGTCGGGTTCGTCCTCAGCATGCTCACCGCCGGGATCGGCTTTCTCCTGCACGAACTTGCCCACAAGGTCGTCGCGGTCCATTACGGCCAGCTCGCGGAGTTCCGCGCCGACTACAGCATGCTCTTTCTGGCTGTGATGGCGGGTCTCGCGGGCTTTCTGTTCGCCGCGCCTGGCGCGGTCTATCACCGCGGGCGGATCACGGCCCGCGAGCAGGGTCTGATCGCGCTGGCCGGCCCGGCCGTCAACGTCGCGCTGGTTGCCGTCTTCGCCGGAGTCTGGATCGGCGGTGAGGCCGCCGGGTTCGATCTGCTGAGAACGATCGGCTATCTCGGCATGATCATCAACGTCCTGCTGGCCGGGTTCAACATGCTCCCGTTCGGGCCCCTGGACGGCAAGAAGGTCATGCGCTGGAGTCGGCCGGTGTGGGCCGCGAGTGCCGTCCCGACGATCGGCGGGGCGATCGCGTTCTTCCTCCGGCCGTTGGGAAGCGTCTTGTAG
- a CDS encoding TraB/GumN family protein, translating into MSDHGNSGGDPEGVASERPPSPGGETTVQRLEPSEGEGSVELVGTAHVSSKSVEEVEGTIAERRPDVVAVELDEGRYRQMKGETPEDLDASDLLHGNTVFQFLAYWMLSYVQTRLGERFDIKPGADMMAAVETAEEHGLGVALVDRDIQTTIQRFWRRLSTREKATMFGGLLAGMFGTLEAGLGVGAFLGVFLALGAELIAGPLLLTPGLADAVPLVGGSLLVLLDGALLAAAVALLVGLPIAALLAYALDTDTEYEEFDIEELTDTDVVSAMMEEFRQFSPGGAEALIDERDAFIAHRLVALREAGYDVVAVVGAGHRAGIQSYLDNPERLPSMESITGTLKQKRFSLYKLFGYLFTVGFAVFFGLLVLGGAREGWVIRLLVAWFLVNGIAALSLAKLAGAHWPSALVGGGIAWLTSVNPLLAPGWFAGYVELRYIDVNIADISTLNEIVSDEEAPLGELYSRLTDVPLFRLIAIVAMTNVGSMIASYGFVFVVLPYMSADVGGIAGIVDLMLDGVENGARIVLDVIS; encoded by the coding sequence ATGAGTGATCACGGTAACTCGGGGGGCGATCCCGAGGGGGTGGCGTCGGAGCGGCCGCCGTCACCGGGCGGTGAGACCACCGTTCAGCGACTTGAACCGTCCGAAGGCGAGGGGAGCGTCGAACTCGTCGGGACGGCCCACGTCTCCTCGAAGAGCGTCGAGGAGGTCGAGGGGACGATCGCCGAGCGCCGGCCGGACGTCGTGGCCGTCGAACTCGACGAGGGTCGCTACCGCCAGATGAAAGGCGAGACGCCCGAGGACCTCGACGCGAGCGATCTCCTGCACGGCAACACGGTCTTTCAGTTTCTGGCCTACTGGATGCTGTCGTACGTCCAGACGCGGCTGGGCGAACGGTTCGACATCAAACCCGGCGCGGACATGATGGCCGCCGTCGAGACCGCCGAGGAACACGGTCTCGGCGTCGCGCTGGTCGATCGGGACATCCAGACGACGATCCAGCGTTTCTGGCGGCGTCTCTCGACCCGGGAGAAGGCGACGATGTTCGGCGGCCTGCTGGCCGGAATGTTCGGAACGCTGGAGGCGGGGCTCGGAGTCGGCGCGTTCCTCGGGGTCTTCCTCGCGCTCGGGGCGGAACTCATCGCCGGCCCGCTCCTGTTGACGCCCGGCCTCGCCGACGCTGTCCCGCTGGTCGGCGGGTCGCTGCTGGTGTTGCTCGACGGCGCGTTGCTCGCGGCAGCGGTCGCGCTGCTGGTCGGGCTCCCGATCGCCGCGCTGCTGGCGTACGCGCTCGATACCGACACCGAGTACGAGGAGTTCGATATCGAGGAACTGACCGACACGGACGTCGTCTCAGCGATGATGGAGGAGTTCCGCCAGTTCTCGCCCGGCGGCGCGGAGGCGCTGATTGACGAGCGCGACGCCTTCATCGCCCACCGGCTGGTCGCCCTGCGCGAGGCGGGCTACGACGTCGTCGCCGTCGTCGGCGCGGGCCACCGCGCTGGCATCCAGTCGTATCTCGACAACCCCGAACGGCTCCCGTCGATGGAGTCGATCACAGGGACGCTCAAGCAGAAGCGGTTCTCGCTGTACAAGCTCTTCGGCTACCTGTTCACGGTCGGGTTCGCCGTCTTCTTCGGACTTCTCGTCCTCGGCGGCGCGAGAGAGGGGTGGGTGATCCGACTGCTCGTCGCGTGGTTCCTGGTCAACGGGATCGCCGCGCTGAGTCTGGCGAAACTTGCAGGGGCTCACTGGCCCTCTGCGCTGGTCGGGGGCGGTATCGCCTGGCTGACCAGCGTCAATCCCCTGCTCGCGCCGGGCTGGTTCGCCGGCTACGTCGAGTTGCGCTACATCGACGTCAACATCGCCGACATCTCCACGCTCAACGAGATCGTCAGCGACGAGGAGGCCCCGCTCGGCGAACTCTACAGCCGGCTGACCGATGTCCCGCTCTTCCGGTTGATCGCGATCGTCGCGATGACCAACGTCGGCAGCATGATCGCAAGCTACGGCTTCGTGTTCGTCGTACTCCCGTACATGTCCGCGGACGTCGGTGGAATCGCTGGGATCGTCGACCTGATGCTGGACGGCGTCGAAAACGGTGCGCGCATCGTGCTGGACGTGATCTCGTGA
- a CDS encoding rubrerythrin-like domain-containing protein has translation MLGRDPYTPTESRYECLECGKRISTTESYFVCPTCGSRMQNIAVARE, from the coding sequence ATGCTCGGGAGAGATCCCTACACACCGACTGAATCGCGCTACGAATGTCTCGAGTGCGGAAAGCGAATCTCGACGACGGAGAGCTACTTCGTGTGCCCGACCTGCGGGAGCAGGATGCAGAACATCGCCGTCGCGCGGGAGTGA
- a CDS encoding class I SAM-dependent methyltransferase, whose translation MGFHTFDSSQAAGLEDQERFKYVSIDELLALFDPDGESTVADLGSGTGFYTDEIAPYVGHVYAVDVQEEMHSHYRQKGLPENVEPVTAEVGDLPFEDDALDGAYSTMTYHEFASEESLAELARVCRPGARVGIADWGGAGAGERGPPLSERFDAAEAASALESAGFDVDRADDRRETFVLSARLE comes from the coding sequence ATGGGATTTCACACGTTCGACAGCAGTCAGGCGGCCGGACTGGAAGACCAAGAGCGGTTCAAGTACGTCTCGATCGACGAGTTGCTCGCCCTGTTCGATCCGGACGGGGAGTCGACGGTCGCCGATCTCGGGAGCGGTACGGGCTTTTATACGGACGAGATCGCACCGTATGTCGGACACGTGTATGCAGTCGACGTGCAGGAAGAGATGCACAGCCATTACCGCCAGAAGGGGCTGCCGGAAAACGTCGAGCCGGTGACTGCCGAAGTCGGCGATTTGCCCTTCGAGGACGACGCGCTCGACGGCGCGTACTCGACGATGACCTACCACGAGTTCGCGAGCGAGGAGTCGCTGGCGGAACTGGCACGCGTCTGCCGACCCGGCGCACGCGTCGGGATCGCCGACTGGGGTGGCGCAGGGGCAGGCGAGCGCGGCCCGCCACTGAGTGAGCGATTCGACGCCGCCGAGGCCGCGAGCGCCCTCGAATCTGCCGGATTCGATGTCGACCGGGCTGACGACCGCCGTGAAACGTTCGTCCTGTCCGCGCGCCTCGAATAG